From the genome of Streptomyces sp. NBC_00659, one region includes:
- a CDS encoding FAD-dependent oxidoreductase: MSMSDTNGADGGRGARERLVVIGGDAAGMSAASQARRLRGPDELEIVAFERGHFTSYSACGIPYWVGGDVPDRDRLIARTPEEHRERSIDLRMRTEVTEIDVAGARVRSRDLGSGDEQWTSYDRLVIATGARPVRPDLPGADAPGVHGVQTLDDGQALLDSLTAAEGRRAVVVGAGYIGVEMAEALINRGYEVTVVNRGKEPMSTLDPDMGRLVHTAMEGLGITMVDDAEVTAFLTGAEGRVSAVVTEDATYPADVVVLGIGVRPETTLARAAGLPLGDHGGLLTDLAMRVRGHENIWAGGDCVEVLDLVSGRERHIALGTHANKHGQVIGSNVAGGYATFPGVVGTAVSKVCDLEIARTGLREKDAHRAGLRFETVTIESTSRAGYYPNAALMTVKMLAEHRTGRLLGVQIVGREGAAKRVDIAAVALTAGMTVEQMTMLDLGYAPPFSPVWDPVLVAARKAVAKVRRAGP; the protein is encoded by the coding sequence ATGAGCATGAGCGATACGAACGGTGCCGACGGCGGGCGTGGCGCCCGGGAACGACTGGTCGTGATCGGGGGTGACGCGGCGGGAATGTCCGCCGCGTCACAGGCCCGCCGGCTGCGCGGTCCGGACGAGCTGGAGATCGTGGCGTTCGAGCGGGGCCACTTCACGTCGTACTCGGCGTGCGGCATCCCGTACTGGGTGGGCGGCGACGTCCCGGACCGCGACCGGCTGATCGCGCGGACCCCCGAGGAACACCGGGAGCGCTCCATCGACCTGAGGATGCGTACGGAGGTCACCGAGATCGACGTCGCGGGGGCCCGGGTGCGCTCCCGGGACCTCGGCAGCGGGGACGAGCAGTGGACGTCGTACGACCGACTCGTGATCGCGACCGGCGCGCGTCCGGTCCGCCCCGACCTGCCGGGCGCCGACGCGCCGGGCGTGCACGGCGTGCAGACCCTGGACGACGGGCAGGCCCTGCTCGACTCGCTGACGGCTGCCGAGGGCCGCCGGGCCGTGGTCGTCGGCGCGGGCTACATCGGCGTGGAGATGGCCGAGGCGCTCATCAACCGCGGGTACGAGGTGACGGTGGTCAACCGCGGCAAGGAGCCCATGTCCACGCTCGACCCGGACATGGGCCGCCTGGTGCACACCGCCATGGAGGGCCTCGGGATCACCATGGTCGACGACGCCGAGGTCACCGCGTTCCTCACCGGCGCCGAAGGGCGGGTCAGCGCGGTCGTCACCGAGGACGCCACGTACCCGGCGGACGTGGTGGTGCTCGGTATCGGCGTGCGCCCCGAGACGACGCTCGCCCGCGCGGCGGGGCTGCCGCTCGGCGACCACGGCGGGCTGCTGACCGACCTGGCGATGCGCGTGCGCGGGCACGAGAACATCTGGGCGGGCGGCGACTGCGTCGAGGTGCTCGACCTGGTCTCGGGACGCGAGCGGCACATCGCGCTGGGTACCCACGCGAACAAGCACGGGCAGGTCATCGGCTCCAACGTGGCCGGCGGATACGCCACGTTCCCCGGTGTCGTCGGCACCGCGGTGAGCAAGGTCTGTGATCTGGAGATCGCCCGCACCGGACTGCGGGAGAAGGACGCGCACCGGGCGGGCCTGCGGTTCGAGACCGTCACCATCGAGTCGACGAGCCGCGCGGGCTACTACCCGAACGCCGCCCTCATGACGGTGAAGATGCTCGCGGAGCACCGCACGGGACGGCTGCTCGGCGTGCAGATCGTCGGCCGGGAGGGCGCGGCGAAGCGGGTGGACATCGCGGCGGTGGCGCTGACCGCGGGCATGACGGTGGAACAGATGACGATGCTGGACCTCGGCTACGCGCCGCCGTTCTCGCCTGTCTGGGACCCCGTCCTGGTGGCGGCCCGCAAGGCGGTGGCGAAGGTGCGCCGGGCGGGCCCGTGA
- a CDS encoding rhomboid family intramembrane serine protease, protein MVIPVHDVNPVRRTPYVTYALIAANVLVFLYTPGLSGSVAGDSALSQLCHLRAFMDHYAAVPQELIHHRIPRLVPTGEVGGGPHGPGCLLGPRGYDKSPPLSVLTAMFLHGSWLHLLGNMLFLLIFGNNIEDRLGHVRFTLFYVACGFAAAYGFALVNEDSGDPLIGASGAIAGVLGGYLVLYPRARVWVLVPFLVFLPLRLPAWLVLGFWFVLQAAYSSGAAVPAAGTVAYAAHVVGFLAGMLLAWPLRPGTPPPPEPRRLLFGRQARHSW, encoded by the coding sequence GTGGTCATTCCCGTCCATGACGTGAACCCGGTGCGGCGCACGCCCTATGTGACGTACGCGCTGATCGCCGCCAATGTGCTCGTGTTCCTCTACACCCCCGGTCTCTCCGGATCGGTGGCGGGCGACAGCGCCCTGTCGCAGCTGTGTCACTTGCGCGCGTTCATGGACCACTACGCCGCCGTGCCGCAGGAACTGATCCATCATCGGATCCCCCGGCTGGTGCCGACCGGGGAAGTCGGCGGCGGACCGCACGGACCGGGCTGTCTGCTGGGCCCGCGGGGCTACGACAAGTCGCCGCCGCTGTCGGTGCTCACGGCGATGTTCCTGCACGGGAGCTGGCTGCATCTGCTGGGCAACATGCTCTTCCTACTGATCTTCGGCAACAACATCGAGGACCGGCTGGGGCATGTGCGCTTCACGCTGTTCTACGTGGCGTGCGGTTTCGCGGCGGCGTACGGCTTCGCGCTGGTCAACGAGGACTCGGGCGATCCGCTGATCGGCGCCTCGGGGGCGATCGCCGGGGTCCTCGGCGGGTATCTGGTGCTGTATCCGAGAGCCAGGGTCTGGGTCCTGGTCCCGTTCCTGGTGTTCCTGCCGCTCCGGCTGCCCGCGTGGCTCGTGCTGGGCTTCTGGTTCGTGCTCCAGGCCGCGTACTCGTCCGGCGCCGCCGTGCCCGCCGCGGGCACCGTGGCGTACGCGGCGCACGTCGTCGGCTTCCTGGCCGGCATGCTCCTGGCCTGGCCGCTGCGTCCGGGCACCCCGCCACCGCCCGAACCGCGCCGCCTGCTGTTCGGCAGACAGGCGCGGCACAGTTGGTGA
- the hemG gene encoding protoporphyrinogen oxidase: MREEDTSPGSGHVVVVGGGIAGLAAAHRLLGRGARVTVLEASDRLGGKLLAGEIAGARVDLGAESMLARRPEAVDLAREAGLGDRLQPPATATASLWTRGTLRPMPKGHVMGVPGSASAVADVLSEEGLRRIEQDADLPRTEVGEDIAVGEYVAARVGREVVDRLVEPLLGGVYAGDAYRISLRLAVPQLYAAARTHTSLTEAVRDIQAKAAAAGQTGPVFMGIDGGVGRLPLAVAGSVTARGGEILTGTPVTELRRTTAAGAGEPARAAWRVVAGDRVLHADAVVLALPAPAAAALLRAEAPAAAAELAAVEYASMALVTLAYRSEGVTLPEGSGFLVPPVDGHTIKASTFASRKWGWIADQDPGLLVLRTSVGRYGETEVLGRPDADLVEVSRHDLREATGLDAEPVETRVTRWDDGLPQYPVGHHARVARVREHVAKLPGLAVCGAAYDGVGIPACIASAYAAVDRLGGDGGGLEALRADPVQSLHGGAGE, encoded by the coding sequence ATGCGCGAAGAGGACACTTCTCCGGGTTCGGGACACGTCGTGGTGGTCGGCGGAGGGATCGCGGGGCTGGCAGCCGCCCACCGCCTGCTCGGGCGGGGCGCGCGCGTCACCGTCCTGGAGGCCTCCGACCGCCTGGGCGGCAAGCTGCTGGCCGGCGAGATCGCGGGCGCACGCGTCGACCTCGGCGCCGAGTCGATGCTGGCGCGCCGCCCGGAGGCCGTGGACCTCGCCCGCGAGGCGGGACTGGGCGACCGCCTCCAGCCGCCCGCCACCGCGACGGCCTCCCTGTGGACCCGCGGCACCCTGCGCCCCATGCCCAAGGGCCACGTCATGGGTGTCCCCGGCAGCGCGTCCGCCGTCGCGGACGTCCTCTCCGAAGAGGGCCTGCGCCGCATCGAGCAGGACGCCGACCTGCCCCGCACCGAGGTGGGCGAGGACATCGCCGTCGGCGAGTACGTGGCGGCGCGTGTCGGCCGCGAGGTCGTCGACCGCCTCGTGGAACCCCTCCTCGGCGGCGTGTACGCGGGCGACGCCTACCGCATCTCGCTGCGCCTGGCCGTCCCCCAGCTCTACGCCGCCGCCCGCACGCACACCTCCCTCACCGAGGCCGTCCGCGACATCCAGGCCAAGGCGGCCGCCGCCGGGCAGACCGGCCCCGTGTTCATGGGCATCGACGGCGGGGTGGGCCGGCTGCCGCTCGCCGTCGCCGGGTCGGTGACGGCACGCGGGGGCGAGATCCTCACCGGGACGCCGGTGACCGAGCTGCGCAGGACCACGGCGGCCGGGGCCGGGGAGCCCGCCCGCGCCGCCTGGCGCGTCGTCGCCGGGGACCGTGTCCTGCACGCCGACGCGGTCGTCCTGGCGCTGCCCGCCCCGGCCGCCGCCGCGCTGCTGCGGGCCGAGGCCCCGGCCGCGGCGGCCGAGCTGGCCGCCGTGGAATACGCGTCGATGGCCCTGGTGACCCTCGCCTACCGCAGCGAGGGCGTCACCCTCCCCGAAGGAAGCGGCTTCCTGGTGCCGCCGGTCGACGGGCACACCATCAAGGCGTCCACCTTCGCCTCCCGCAAGTGGGGCTGGATCGCCGACCAGGACCCCGGCCTGCTGGTCCTGCGCACCTCCGTCGGGCGGTACGGCGAGACGGAGGTGCTCGGCAGGCCCGACGCCGACCTCGTCGAGGTGTCCCGCCACGACCTGCGGGAGGCGACGGGGCTGGACGCCGAGCCGGTGGAGACCCGGGTGACCCGCTGGGACGACGGCCTGCCCCAGTACCCGGTCGGCCACCACGCGCGCGTGGCCCGCGTCCGCGAGCACGTCGCAAAGCTGCCGGGCCTCGCGGTGTGCGGCGCGGCGTACGACGGGGTCGGCATCCCGGCCTGCATCGCGTCCGCGTACGCCGCCGTCGACCGGCTCGGCGGCGACGGCGGCGGTCTCGAGGCGCTGCGGGCCGACCCGGTGCAGAGCCTGCACGGCGGCGCGGGAGAATAG
- a CDS encoding DUF4349 domain-containing protein has product MFLVTTLALSGCGAADDTAGTSSDKGYAQDAGDAKAGPAEQADSGAAGSDSSGGRKAAPPKVTVNRIIRTASLTVEVKEVAKALDDARATAENAGGYVGNETTTRDGRGHERTRVVLRVPTERYDQVLADLEGAGKVVERTAKAQDVTDQVVDVESRVKSQRASVTRVRELMDKATKLSDVVALEGELSSRQADLESLLAQQASLKDRTSLATITLSLSETPVKKAAKKDEDPGFLDALQGGWDVLVTMVRWLALAIGALLPFAVVLGLIALVWMRFVRPRLPRRPAPAVAPGPAPSAAARASAVPVPVPASRPAPGPAPAGEAAPKAAPPARGGTAEGGEED; this is encoded by the coding sequence ATGTTCCTCGTCACCACGCTCGCGCTGTCGGGATGCGGCGCCGCCGATGACACGGCCGGCACCAGCAGCGACAAGGGGTACGCGCAGGACGCTGGAGACGCGAAGGCCGGCCCCGCGGAGCAGGCGGACTCAGGTGCGGCCGGCAGCGACAGCTCGGGCGGACGCAAGGCCGCCCCGCCCAAGGTGACCGTGAACCGCATCATCCGCACCGCTTCCCTGACCGTCGAGGTCAAGGAGGTGGCCAAGGCCCTGGACGACGCCCGGGCCACGGCCGAGAACGCCGGCGGCTACGTCGGCAACGAGACCACCACCCGTGACGGCAGGGGCCACGAGCGCACCCGCGTCGTCCTGCGGGTGCCCACCGAGCGCTACGACCAGGTGCTCGCCGACCTGGAGGGCGCCGGCAAGGTCGTCGAGCGGACCGCCAAGGCACAGGACGTCACCGATCAGGTCGTGGACGTGGAGAGCCGGGTCAAGTCGCAGCGCGCCAGCGTGACCCGGGTCCGGGAACTGATGGACAAGGCGACCAAGCTCAGTGATGTGGTGGCGCTGGAAGGGGAGTTGAGCAGCCGGCAGGCCGACCTGGAATCGCTGCTCGCCCAGCAGGCGTCGCTGAAGGACCGCACGAGCCTGGCCACGATCACCCTCTCGCTGTCCGAGACCCCGGTGAAGAAGGCCGCCAAGAAGGACGAGGACCCGGGCTTCCTGGACGCGCTCCAGGGCGGCTGGGACGTGCTGGTCACCATGGTGCGCTGGCTGGCCCTGGCGATCGGGGCGCTGCTCCCCTTCGCGGTGGTCCTCGGCCTGATCGCCCTGGTGTGGATGCGTTTCGTGCGTCCCCGGCTGCCCCGCCGCCCGGCCCCGGCGGTGGCTCCGGGTCCGGCCCCGAGTGCCGCCGCGCGGGCGTCGGCGGTCCCGGTCCCGGTTCCGGCTTCCCGCCCGGCTCCCGGCCCGGCTCCGGCGGGCGAGGCCGCGCCGAAGGCCGCCCCGCCCGCGCGCGGCGGAACCGCGGAAGGCGGCGAGGAGGACTGA
- a CDS encoding alpha/beta hydrolase produces MRTAVLHGTAGSLLLTGLVAAPADGAPAWPDPLVSAETRGTAVAAQRAAAAGIRFGKCPKEEHLPSGLQCGTVTVPLDYALPDGKRIRLTVSRVKATGKDPHNARHKVPRQGALVYNPGGPGASGVYFPLIGMLPAWKRIGGAYDLVGYAPRGVDRSAPLSCRDPKHPPKPLLQAPAVPSESFKKARIAEAKAYARGCARRSGSALRHYTSLNNARDLDVLRAALGERKLTFMGASYGTYFGALYATLFPSHVRRMVFDSAVNPAPEKVWYGNNLDQSAAFETRWADFRAWMARHDTVYKLGRTSEEVRRSYEKARARLAASPAGGTVGPAQLQGAFLQAGYFDDYWPQRALALSAYLKGDPKPLIQLAGPHPEAAAEQENGNAVYTAVECNDAPWPTDWRTWDRDNTRLARVAPFETWDNVWMNLPCAYWSAPRQKPLDVRTLPGELPPTLILAAERDAATPYEGAKELQRRLWGSVLVTENGAGTHGIAGGPNTCVNGYLDAYLLEGRLPGRNAGCAPHREPVARAH; encoded by the coding sequence ATGAGAACTGCCGTCCTCCACGGAACCGCGGGGTCCCTGCTGCTGACCGGCCTCGTCGCCGCTCCGGCGGACGGCGCGCCGGCCTGGCCGGACCCGCTCGTTTCCGCCGAGACGCGCGGCACCGCCGTCGCCGCCCAGCGCGCCGCCGCCGCGGGCATCCGCTTCGGCAAGTGCCCCAAGGAGGAACACCTGCCGTCCGGCCTCCAGTGCGGCACGGTCACGGTGCCCCTCGACTACGCGCTCCCCGACGGCAAACGGATCAGACTGACCGTCAGCCGGGTGAAGGCCACCGGCAAGGATCCGCACAACGCGAGGCACAAGGTGCCGCGCCAGGGCGCTCTCGTGTACAACCCCGGCGGTCCCGGCGCCTCCGGCGTGTACTTCCCGCTGATCGGCATGCTGCCCGCGTGGAAGCGGATCGGAGGCGCCTACGACCTCGTCGGCTACGCCCCGCGCGGTGTCGACCGGTCGGCGCCGCTGTCCTGCCGGGACCCCAAGCACCCGCCGAAGCCGCTCCTCCAGGCCCCGGCGGTCCCCTCGGAGTCGTTCAAGAAGGCACGGATCGCGGAGGCGAAGGCGTACGCCCGCGGCTGCGCCCGGCGTTCGGGCTCCGCCCTGCGCCACTACACCTCGCTCAACAACGCCCGTGACCTGGACGTGCTGCGGGCCGCGCTCGGCGAGCGGAAGCTGACGTTCATGGGTGCCTCGTACGGGACCTACTTCGGTGCCCTGTACGCGACGCTGTTCCCCTCGCACGTACGCCGTATGGTCTTCGACTCGGCGGTGAACCCCGCCCCCGAGAAGGTCTGGTACGGCAACAACCTCGACCAGTCGGCCGCGTTCGAGACCCGCTGGGCCGACTTCCGCGCGTGGATGGCCCGGCACGACACGGTGTACAAGCTGGGCCGCACGTCCGAGGAGGTACGGCGCTCCTACGAGAAGGCGCGGGCCCGGCTCGCCGCCTCCCCCGCGGGCGGCACGGTGGGGCCCGCCCAGCTTCAGGGCGCGTTCCTCCAGGCCGGGTACTTCGACGACTACTGGCCGCAGCGCGCGCTGGCGCTGTCCGCCTATCTGAAGGGCGACCCGAAGCCGCTGATCCAGCTGGCGGGACCGCATCCGGAGGCCGCCGCCGAGCAGGAGAACGGCAACGCGGTCTACACGGCCGTGGAGTGCAACGACGCGCCCTGGCCGACCGACTGGCGCACCTGGGACCGCGACAACACCCGTCTCGCGCGGGTCGCCCCGTTCGAGACCTGGGACAACGTGTGGATGAACCTGCCGTGCGCGTACTGGTCCGCGCCCCGGCAGAAGCCGCTCGACGTACGGACGCTGCCCGGGGAGCTGCCGCCGACGCTGATCCTCGCCGCCGAGCGGGACGCGGCGACGCCGTACGAGGGTGCCAAGGAGTTGCAGCGACGGCTGTGGGGCTCGGTGCTGGTGACCGAGAACGGTGCCGGCACCCATGGGATCGCGGGCGGCCCCAACACCTGCGTCAACGGCTATCTGGACGCCTATCTGCTGGAGGGCCGGCTCCCCGGGCGGAACGCGGGGTGCGCACCGCACCGGGAACCGGTGGCCCGGGCACACTGA
- a CDS encoding TIGR04222 domain-containing membrane protein has protein sequence MFWVLLLFLAWLAAGVSCTRLCLAAVHTASLDADAARGHDLTLYEAAFLSGGPARVADLTLVSMARQRRLLLAHTGWATVVDPRGRDDMERSVIRAIGPEGQSRIAPVRAATAAADSVRRLADRLVAAGLAVPDGARTSVASAVRQVRAAAAAVLALGVVALLLPGQAPGSDVPVAVWFLLPLILTLSCLAIARIEVHPCTRWASPAGQRLLGTLARHADASGDDRTYLTSVAVRGIRAIGEPELRAALTHRDRETS, from the coding sequence ATGTTCTGGGTCCTTCTCCTGTTCCTCGCCTGGCTGGCGGCCGGCGTCTCCTGCACCCGGCTGTGTCTGGCCGCGGTCCACACCGCGTCCCTCGACGCCGACGCCGCGCGCGGGCACGACCTCACGCTGTACGAGGCCGCGTTCCTGTCCGGCGGACCGGCCCGGGTGGCCGACCTGACCCTGGTGTCGATGGCCCGCCAGCGTCGCCTGCTGCTCGCGCACACCGGCTGGGCCACGGTCGTCGACCCGCGCGGGCGCGACGACATGGAGCGCTCGGTCATCAGGGCCATCGGACCCGAGGGCCAGTCCCGGATAGCACCCGTGCGGGCGGCCACCGCCGCCGCCGACTCGGTACGCCGTCTCGCGGACCGCCTGGTCGCGGCCGGCCTCGCCGTCCCCGACGGGGCCCGCACCTCCGTCGCGAGTGCCGTCCGCCAGGTCCGGGCCGCCGCGGCCGCGGTCCTCGCGCTGGGCGTGGTGGCCCTGCTGCTGCCGGGCCAGGCTCCGGGCAGCGACGTGCCGGTGGCCGTCTGGTTCCTGCTTCCGCTCATCCTGACGCTGAGCTGTCTCGCCATAGCCCGGATCGAGGTGCACCCCTGCACCCGCTGGGCCTCCCCGGCCGGACAGCGGCTGCTCGGCACCCTGGCCAGGCACGCCGACGCGTCCGGCGACGACCGTACGTACCTCACTTCCGTCGCCGTACGCGGCATCCGCGCGATCGGCGAGCCGGAACTGCGCGCGGCCCTGACACACCGCGACCGCGAGACCTCCTGA
- the hemQ gene encoding hydrogen peroxide-dependent heme synthase: MSDDAPTTEAARIPNKGKLAKDLNEVIRYTLWSVFKLKDVLPEDRAGYADEVQELFDQLAAKDVTVRGTYDVSGLRADADVMIWWHAETSDQLQEAYNLFRRTKLGRALEPVWSNMALHRPAEFNRSHIPAFLADETPRDYISVYPFVRSYDWYLLPDEDRRRMLADHGKMARGYPDVRANTVASFSLGDYEWLLAFEADELYRIVDLMRHLRASEARMHVREEVPFYTGRRKDVAELVAGLA; encoded by the coding sequence ATGAGTGACGACGCCCCCACCACCGAGGCCGCCAGGATCCCGAACAAGGGCAAGCTGGCCAAGGACCTGAACGAGGTCATCCGCTACACCCTGTGGTCGGTCTTCAAGCTGAAGGACGTGCTCCCCGAGGACCGGGCCGGTTACGCCGACGAGGTCCAGGAGCTGTTCGACCAGCTCGCCGCCAAGGACGTCACCGTCCGCGGCACCTACGACGTCTCGGGACTGCGCGCCGACGCCGACGTCATGATCTGGTGGCACGCCGAGACCAGTGACCAGCTCCAGGAGGCGTACAACCTCTTCCGCCGTACGAAGCTGGGCCGTGCCCTGGAGCCCGTCTGGTCGAACATGGCGCTGCACCGGCCCGCCGAGTTCAACCGCTCGCACATCCCGGCGTTCCTCGCCGACGAGACGCCCCGCGACTACATCAGCGTCTACCCCTTCGTGCGCTCCTACGACTGGTACCTGCTGCCCGACGAGGACCGCCGCCGGATGCTCGCCGACCACGGCAAGATGGCCCGCGGGTACCCCGACGTCCGCGCGAACACGGTCGCCTCGTTCTCGCTCGGCGACTACGAGTGGCTCCTCGCCTTCGAGGCCGACGAGCTCTACCGCATCGTCGACCTCATGCGCCACCTGCGCGCCTCCGAGGCCCGGATGCACGTCCGTGAAGAGGTCCCGTTCTACACCGGCCGCCGCAAGGACGTCGCCGAACTGGTCGCGGGCCTCGCCTGA